The proteins below come from a single Methanospirillum lacunae genomic window:
- a CDS encoding S8 family serine peptidase, with product MLNQHVLWRSLIFTIFLGIILFPAVNADGSGTAVDNKSVTQLTGNVAPTATQVAYTSSGAPYVPGEVIVRYKKPSGGVSAESVMSPGLMAMGAELSDDFSAEGLKNMQMIHTGENVTVQQAVTELTNSSFVEYAEPNYIVSLMPNENSTPPGPEKMSAESVSGGPNDPRFNEQWALYNTGQDGGSSGDDINVIPAWAKTTGSDSIVVAVIDTGADYNHPDLAQNIWTNSKEIPGNGIDDDGNGYVDDVHGWNFISNTNDPMDDNGHGTHCAGVIGAVGNNGVGISGVNQKVKIMPLKVLGKDGNGDMASIIKAFAYARTMGAKVISCSWGGTTRSEALGDAVSQTSLPIVCAAGNSGVNTDIIAQYPSCFDSPQIISVAASDAKDGIPSYSNYGPTSVDVAAPGDWILSTYPTALGYDYIKMKGTSMATPQVSGLAALLLSVNPSLSTDQIKQLILNNADQVPAFSGKVVSGGRINAGKTLNAATGGAPTEVPTAVPTATQTVPTQAPTVMPTVTQTPAPTQAPTEVPTVQPTATPTVPTQIPTQVPTVTPTVTQTLSPSVGVQPLQGQNNQPRDLNNDGKYEDLNGDGVSNQTDVELYFRMIEWIASNEPVSAFDFSGNGRIDFTDILTLYRSIK from the coding sequence ATGTTAAATCAGCATGTATTGTGGAGATCTCTTATCTTCACCATTTTTCTTGGAATAATCCTGTTCCCGGCAGTAAACGCTGACGGATCTGGAACTGCAGTTGATAACAAATCTGTGACGCAATTAACGGGTAATGTTGCACCTACGGCCACGCAGGTGGCGTATACCTCTTCCGGCGCTCCGTATGTGCCTGGCGAAGTTATTGTCAGGTACAAGAAACCATCCGGCGGGGTATCAGCAGAGAGTGTTATGTCACCCGGTCTGATGGCAATGGGAGCCGAGTTATCTGATGATTTCTCAGCAGAAGGCCTCAAAAATATGCAGATGATCCATACCGGAGAGAATGTCACTGTTCAGCAGGCGGTCACTGAATTGACTAATTCCTCCTTTGTGGAGTATGCAGAGCCCAATTATATCGTGTCCCTGATGCCAAATGAGAACTCGACACCGCCGGGACCGGAAAAAATGAGTGCCGAATCGGTATCGGGCGGGCCGAATGATCCCAGGTTCAACGAACAGTGGGCGCTCTACAACACCGGTCAGGACGGCGGTTCCAGCGGTGATGATATCAATGTCATTCCTGCCTGGGCAAAAACTACCGGTTCCGACTCAATCGTGGTAGCAGTCATTGATACCGGTGCTGATTATAATCATCCTGATCTAGCCCAGAACATATGGACAAACTCTAAAGAGATCCCTGGAAATGGAATTGATGATGATGGTAACGGGTATGTCGATGATGTTCATGGATGGAATTTCATCAGCAACACAAATGACCCCATGGATGACAACGGTCATGGAACTCATTGCGCAGGGGTGATTGGTGCAGTTGGAAACAATGGTGTCGGTATCTCTGGTGTAAATCAAAAAGTAAAGATTATGCCACTTAAAGTTCTCGGAAAAGATGGTAACGGAGACATGGCAAGTATAATCAAGGCATTTGCATATGCACGGACAATGGGTGCCAAAGTTATCAGTTGTTCATGGGGAGGAACAACCCGCAGTGAAGCTCTTGGTGATGCTGTTTCCCAGACCAGTCTTCCGATTGTCTGTGCTGCCGGAAATTCAGGAGTCAATACTGATATTATCGCCCAGTATCCTTCCTGCTTTGACAGTCCACAGATCATTTCAGTTGCTGCAAGTGATGCCAAAGATGGAATTCCCTCGTACTCCAACTATGGTCCTACCTCGGTAGATGTCGCAGCTCCTGGTGACTGGATCCTCTCAACATATCCTACAGCTCTTGGGTATGACTATATCAAGATGAAAGGAACCTCAATGGCTACCCCGCAGGTATCAGGTCTTGCTGCACTCCTCCTGTCAGTCAATCCGAGCCTCTCAACTGATCAGATCAAACAATTAATCCTGAATAATGCTGATCAGGTTCCTGCATTCTCAGGAAAAGTAGTATCCGGAGGCAGGATAAATGCAGGAAAGACCCTCAATGCTGCGACTGGTGGAGCACCCACAGAGGTACCGACTGCAGTACCTACTGCAACACAGACCGTTCCAACTCAGGCACCTACGGTAATGCCAACAGTTACGCAGACTCCTGCACCAACTCAGGCTCCAACCGAGGTACCAACAGTACAACCAACCGCAACTCCAACTGTTCCGACCCAGATTCCAACACAAGTACCTACGGTAACCCCGACGGTGACTCAGACTTTAAGTCCCTCTGTTGGAGTTCAGCCTCTCCAGGGTCAAAACAATCAGCCCCGTGATCTCAACAATGATGGGAAGTATGAAGATCTGAATGGTGATGGTGTCAGTAATCAGACAGATGTAGAGCTTTATTTCAGGATGATCGAATGGATTGCATCTAATGAGCCTGTATCTGCGTTTGACTTTTCAGGAAATGGCAGGATTGACTTTACTGATATCCTTACCCTTTACAGAAGCATAAAGTAA
- a CDS encoding MFS transporter — MLVSQESEKRIISLIRLHIIPFALLLYIVAFLDRVNLGYAAIVMNPDLGISAELFGFISGIFFIGYLIFEVPSNIIMQKVGARIWIGRIMISWGLVAVLMGFVQSPEHLIILRFLLGIAEAGFFPGMIWYLGTWFPHRYLARSIALFSTAIVISNIIGAPLSMYILDTVNWGSVASWRWLFIIEGIPAILFGVLSLFILKNRPADAGWLDSDQKQWLVSELESGTIRMKSHRLGDILTDTRVLLFSGTYFAVTVGMYAIIFFLPTLSSSFLHDLDMRVIGLILMIPYIVTLICMFLVSSHSDLRGERLYHIIILFFIAGAGLTLDQLAEDPILSLLGITIALSGILSIIGPFWSYVLSVFTPDEQPVGVAVINSIGNLGGFVGPVITGYLISLFKTLDSGWPVITFILCLGAVMIFMAGKKGIRM, encoded by the coding sequence ATGCTGGTCAGCCAGGAGTCAGAAAAGAGGATCATTAGCCTCATTCGTCTCCACATTATTCCGTTTGCATTACTTCTCTATATCGTTGCATTTCTTGACAGGGTCAATCTTGGTTATGCTGCTATTGTTATGAATCCTGATCTTGGCATAAGTGCCGAGTTATTTGGGTTTATTTCCGGGATTTTTTTCATCGGCTACCTGATATTTGAGGTTCCGAGCAACATCATCATGCAAAAGGTGGGCGCCAGGATCTGGATTGGAAGGATCATGATCTCCTGGGGTCTTGTTGCCGTGCTGATGGGATTTGTCCAGAGCCCTGAGCACCTGATTATTCTCAGATTCTTACTCGGTATAGCAGAAGCCGGGTTCTTTCCCGGAATGATCTGGTACCTCGGTACGTGGTTCCCTCACCGGTATCTTGCCAGATCAATTGCACTTTTCTCAACAGCAATTGTGATCTCAAATATTATCGGAGCCCCACTCTCGATGTATATCCTGGATACAGTAAACTGGGGCTCTGTTGCATCATGGAGATGGCTCTTTATTATTGAAGGGATTCCTGCCATCCTATTTGGTGTTCTTTCACTTTTCATTCTCAAAAACCGGCCTGCTGATGCCGGTTGGCTTGATTCTGATCAAAAACAGTGGCTGGTTTCAGAGCTCGAATCCGGAACAATCAGGATGAAATCTCATCGTCTTGGGGATATTCTGACAGATACAAGGGTTCTGCTTTTTTCAGGGACCTATTTTGCAGTAACTGTCGGAATGTATGCAATCATCTTCTTTCTTCCAACACTTTCAAGTTCATTTCTCCACGATCTTGACATGAGAGTTATCGGACTCATTTTGATGATTCCCTATATTGTGACCCTTATCTGTATGTTTCTTGTATCTTCTCATTCTGATCTCAGGGGCGAGCGGCTCTATCACATTATTATTCTGTTTTTCATTGCCGGAGCCGGTCTGACCCTTGATCAGCTGGCAGAAGATCCCATACTTTCTCTTCTGGGCATCACGATTGCATTATCCGGAATTTTATCAATTATCGGGCCGTTCTGGTCGTATGTGCTCTCCGTGTTTACTCCAGATGAGCAGCCTGTCGGCGTTGCGGTCATAAATTCAATTGGAAATCTCGGAGGTTTTGTCGGACCGGTGATAACCGGATATCTCATCTCCCTTTTTAAGACCCTTGATAGTGGATGGCCGGTGATTACTTTCATCCTCTGTCTGGGGGCTGTGATGATATTTATGGCCGGAAAAAAAGGAATTCGAATGTAA
- a CDS encoding serine hydrolase domain-containing protein, whose protein sequence is MNTSTQDSIIVDFDQFATDVFNQSDIPGMAIAITDRSHILYAKGFGMTSLENPQPVTPDTIFLINSMSKAFTSAIVGILIDRGVFSWNDTVVSILPDFALSDPKTTREITISDLLVHNSGLFEYDGDLLFRMGLKSNDIVHQMRYLETEKPFRSGYGYNNLHYFVASEMINKKTGYPLSYTLKDLLLTPLGMQNTSIGFDFLSSPETTRCGFADHHIISENGYVPVPMDKDYLYGEYGEVGAGGISSNVIDMTKWLRLWLNEGKISGNRVLQNETIREILRPANTIASGPGFNFTYAKGWVVKCDPMLPYPVIWHNGATAGMSSYNGFIPEEGIGIVVLTNAGENGVADFIGDTFMFMISNPTDYYEFTNISALGSDIRPTAPVSPYSGVKPGTYDYSGLQGSYLNNYYGEMNIRNESGDFIVELGPRPLRLNLTPVNKTSSLFRFEPLIQNVSTPDGLFSFTYNSDNKVETISAQGLTNPDRPPVIFSRVS, encoded by the coding sequence ATGAATACATCAACGCAGGATTCGATCATTGTAGATTTTGACCAGTTTGCAACCGATGTATTCAATCAGTCTGATATCCCCGGAATGGCGATTGCGATCACAGATCGCTCCCATATACTGTATGCAAAGGGGTTTGGTATGACATCTCTTGAAAACCCGCAGCCGGTAACTCCTGATACAATATTTCTGATAAATTCAATGTCAAAGGCTTTTACATCGGCAATTGTCGGTATTCTGATTGACAGAGGTGTTTTCTCCTGGAATGACACTGTCGTTTCAATTCTTCCTGATTTTGCCCTGAGTGACCCTAAAACAACCCGGGAGATCACCATCAGTGATCTGCTGGTTCATAATTCAGGGCTCTTTGAGTATGATGGAGATCTTCTGTTCAGAATGGGCCTTAAATCGAATGACATTGTTCATCAGATGCGGTATCTTGAAACAGAAAAGCCGTTTAGATCTGGATATGGGTATAACAATCTGCATTACTTTGTTGCATCCGAAATGATCAACAAGAAGACCGGTTATCCCCTGAGTTACACTCTGAAAGATCTACTATTAACTCCTCTTGGGATGCAGAACACTTCAATTGGATTTGATTTTCTCTCTTCTCCTGAAACAACGCGGTGCGGGTTTGCAGATCATCATATCATATCTGAAAATGGCTATGTGCCGGTTCCAATGGACAAGGACTATCTCTATGGAGAGTATGGTGAGGTTGGAGCGGGTGGTATCAGTTCAAATGTGATTGATATGACAAAATGGCTTCGGTTATGGCTCAATGAAGGTAAAATATCCGGTAATCGGGTGCTGCAAAATGAAACAATCAGGGAGATCTTAAGGCCGGCTAACACCATTGCTTCAGGGCCAGGATTTAATTTTACTTATGCTAAAGGCTGGGTGGTAAAATGTGATCCCATGCTGCCTTATCCGGTAATCTGGCATAATGGTGCAACTGCCGGAATGAGTTCGTATAATGGATTCATCCCTGAGGAGGGTATTGGGATTGTTGTCCTGACAAATGCCGGTGAGAATGGTGTTGCTGATTTTATTGGAGATACTTTCATGTTCATGATATCAAATCCGACAGATTACTACGAGTTCACCAATATCAGTGCACTTGGTAGTGATATCAGGCCAACTGCTCCTGTATCCCCATATTCTGGTGTAAAACCGGGAACGTATGATTATTCAGGTCTTCAGGGTTCGTATCTGAATAATTATTATGGTGAGATGAATATCAGAAATGAATCCGGAGATTTCATTGTTGAACTCGGTCCCAGGCCATTAAGACTTAATCTGACTCCAGTCAATAAGACATCCAGTCTCTTCAGGTTTGAACCGCTGATACAGAATGTTTCCACTCCTGATGGACTCTTCTCGTTCACATATAATTCTGACAATAAGGTCGAAACCATATCTGCTCAAGGCCTGACAAACCCGGACCGCCCTCCTGTTATCTTTAGCAGGGTATCCTGA
- a CDS encoding tetratricopeptide repeat protein, with amino-acid sequence MKMLPLLILQTLILGVVMNGCFADSDSADSWISRGEAFMDQGKNQEAIQAFDKAIALFPQNSSIQVYKGDALQRSGQWEKAIRAYDQAITLSPRKIEAWLHKGEALLKLKKYDEAVKAFDTTIAISPKEEEGWIGMGDALVCLEKFERAEKAYDQALEINPENSRAWTGKGESLARQGQYTEAITTFDKATSINKNDAETWRIKGEVLSALGKYSDAASTFGQASAISPNNPEILTAKGDALLKLGKYQEAYDVFNKSAGYEPSNISPLIGKGVALAGIGKKTDAVAVFEQAISIDPTTAEAWYQKGIVLSGLNKTDEALDAYSEAIKRNPQNAEAWVKKGDILVDQGEDTNAAKAFDQASDITPDNLTTWIKKGDALARSGKYQGALDAYNSALDIDPKRYDLWIKKGTILVDMGKYGDAVVAYNQSLIQYPDNADLWKAKGDALKNIGKNEEAIESYNKAIAIDPQNSIVWSSKGDAYKGLLKYKEALQAYGQALKINPSDNGTIISKSFVQDAMNKTKKYV; translated from the coding sequence ATGAAAATGCTTCCTCTCCTCATCCTTCAGACTCTCATTTTAGGCGTTGTAATGAACGGATGTTTCGCTGATAGTGATTCTGCTGATTCATGGATTAGCAGAGGAGAGGCGTTTATGGACCAGGGTAAAAATCAAGAGGCAATACAGGCCTTTGATAAGGCCATAGCACTTTTCCCACAGAATTCCAGTATTCAGGTTTATAAAGGAGATGCCCTGCAAAGATCGGGCCAGTGGGAAAAGGCTATCAGGGCATATGATCAGGCTATCACACTCAGCCCAAGAAAGATAGAAGCGTGGCTTCATAAAGGGGAAGCTCTGTTAAAACTAAAAAAATACGATGAGGCTGTAAAGGCATTCGATACAACCATAGCAATCTCTCCAAAAGAAGAAGAAGGCTGGATAGGGATGGGGGATGCTCTGGTATGCCTGGAAAAATTCGAGCGTGCAGAAAAAGCATATGATCAGGCTCTTGAAATAAATCCTGAAAATTCACGGGCATGGACTGGTAAAGGGGAATCGCTCGCCAGGCAAGGACAATACACTGAGGCTATCACTACATTTGATAAAGCAACCTCAATTAACAAGAATGATGCAGAAACATGGAGAATAAAGGGGGAAGTCCTATCAGCACTTGGTAAGTATAGCGATGCAGCATCGACATTCGGACAGGCATCAGCCATCAGCCCAAATAATCCGGAAATATTGACTGCAAAAGGAGATGCCCTTCTTAAACTCGGAAAATATCAGGAGGCATATGATGTATTTAACAAATCTGCAGGATATGAACCTTCCAATATCTCGCCATTGATCGGCAAAGGTGTAGCACTAGCTGGGATTGGGAAAAAAACTGATGCAGTTGCAGTATTTGAACAGGCAATTTCCATAGATCCCACTACTGCTGAGGCCTGGTACCAAAAAGGGATCGTTCTTTCTGGACTCAACAAGACAGATGAAGCATTGGATGCATATAGCGAGGCCATTAAAAGAAATCCACAAAATGCTGAGGCCTGGGTTAAAAAAGGAGATATACTGGTAGATCAGGGAGAAGATACCAATGCTGCCAAAGCATTTGATCAGGCTTCTGATATAACTCCTGATAACCTGACAACATGGATAAAAAAAGGAGACGCACTTGCCAGGAGTGGAAAATATCAGGGGGCTCTGGATGCATACAATTCAGCTCTTGATATTGATCCAAAAAGATATGATCTCTGGATCAAAAAGGGAACAATCCTCGTAGATATGGGTAAATATGGGGACGCTGTGGTTGCATACAACCAGTCACTCATTCAGTACCCTGATAACGCTGATCTCTGGAAAGCAAAAGGTGATGCATTAAAGAACATTGGAAAGAATGAGGAAGCCATTGAATCTTATAACAAGGCAATCGCCATTGATCCACAGAATAGTATCGTATGGAGTAGTAAAGGCGATGCATACAAAGGCCTTCTGAAATACAAAGAAGCATTGCAGGCATATGGGCAGGCACTCAAAATCAATCCTTCAGATAACGGAACCATAATATCAAAAAGTTTTGTTCAGGATGCTATGAATAAGACCAAGAAATATGTGTAA
- a CDS encoding NADPH-dependent FMN reductase: protein MSSYHIAIIVGSLRKESYNQKLATAIGKLAPSEFLFTHIRIDDLPLYNQDDDENQAPSVVRMKNEISQAEGILFVTPEYNRSIPGVLKNALDHGSRPHDKNVWAGKPAGILGVSTGSAGTAMAQQHLRNVLSYLDVPVLRQPEAYIQLRDGLFDENNTIGERSRPFMQNWMDHYVTWVKTYSP, encoded by the coding sequence ATGAGTTCCTATCACATTGCTATAATTGTTGGAAGCTTGAGAAAGGAGTCATATAACCAGAAACTGGCCACTGCTATTGGTAAACTGGCACCTTCTGAATTTTTATTTACTCATATTCGTATCGATGATTTGCCATTATACAATCAGGATGATGATGAAAACCAGGCTCCCTCTGTTGTGAGGATGAAGAATGAGATAAGTCAGGCTGAAGGCATTCTTTTTGTAACTCCAGAATATAACCGATCAATTCCTGGTGTGCTCAAAAATGCACTTGATCACGGATCCCGTCCTCATGATAAGAATGTCTGGGCTGGAAAGCCAGCCGGAATCCTGGGTGTATCAACCGGATCTGCAGGAACAGCCATGGCACAACAGCATCTCCGTAATGTCCTTTCATATCTTGATGTTCCAGTTCTTCGCCAGCCTGAAGCTTATATCCAACTCAGGGACGGGTTGTTTGACGAGAACAATACCATTGGAGAAAGAAGCAGACCATTTATGCAGAACTGGATGGATCACTATGTCACCTGGGTGAAGACTTATTCGCCTTAA
- a CDS encoding SOS response-associated peptidase, with product MCGRFCIAASPGEITDLFKVFVPTVFRPRYNIAPGQMILVITGSAAHMVEWGYQFNDQKRIINIRSESINEYISRTDSDTTHRCLIPASGFYEWKQEKNRKVPYYFFPPSDPLFAFAGLLKQGKTGYQAAILTTEAMPHYADVHNRMPVLLSLSDVKDYLADGDIPPSIELEMHQVSSRVNHVVNDDPGLIKPVNEGYKQTKLEI from the coding sequence ATGTGTGGGCGGTTTTGTATTGCGGCTTCTCCCGGGGAGATAACAGACCTGTTTAAGGTCTTTGTTCCAACCGTGTTCAGGCCCAGATATAATATTGCTCCAGGCCAGATGATCCTTGTAATAACCGGATCTGCAGCCCATATGGTTGAATGGGGCTATCAATTCAATGATCAAAAACGAATTATCAATATCAGGAGTGAATCGATCAATGAGTATATCAGCCGTACTGATTCAGACACTACTCATAGGTGTCTGATTCCAGCCTCTGGATTCTATGAATGGAAACAAGAAAAGAACCGGAAGGTTCCTTATTACTTCTTTCCACCATCTGATCCGCTATTTGCGTTTGCTGGTTTGCTAAAACAAGGGAAAACTGGTTATCAGGCAGCCATCCTCACAACCGAGGCTATGCCTCATTATGCTGATGTTCATAACCGTATGCCTGTATTGCTCTCCCTTTCTGATGTGAAAGATTACCTTGCAGATGGGGATATTCCACCTTCAATCGAACTTGAAATGCACCAGGTATCATCACGGGTTAATCACGTGGTAAATGATGATCCTGGCCTGATTAAACCTGTTAATGAGGGATATAAACAGACGAAACTTGAGATATAA